The following proteins are encoded in a genomic region of Desulfuribacillus stibiiarsenatis:
- the iorA gene encoding indolepyruvate ferredoxin oxidoreductase subunit alpha, giving the protein MAKQLMSGNEAIARGAYEYGVRVAAAYPGTPSTEILENISKYKDTIYSEWSPNEKVSLEVGIGASIGGARALVAMKHVGLNVAADPLMTVTYSGVTGGLVIISADDPGMHSSQNEQDNRFFAKFAKIPLLEPSNSQEAKEMVGLALEISEQFDTPVLLRTTTRISHSLSLVEINDRVEVPVKPYEKNDKKYVMVPAFARQRRLVIEDRLRKLEEYSETTPVNHIEWKDKKIGVITSGVSYQYAREALPEASILKLGFSYPLPKNMIQEFASQVDELYIIEELEPFMEEQIRAMGVNVKGKDVLPNIGELSVQILRQRILGESIANLEAAAAVAENLATEPAPMRPPVLCPGCPHRGVFFTLKKMKLVVSGDIGCYTLGALAPLNAMDTTICMGYSIGGAHGMELANPDFKGKTVAVIGDSTFLHTGVNGLMDIVYNGSQTTTLILDNRTTAMTGQQHNPCSGKTLMGDDAREVNLELLCKAIGVERVFKAHPFDLTQLQNLISQELAVGEPSVIIVEHPCIFVDTNKYEPVTINENCKTCKVCMQIGCPAIVLKDGKIQINQTLCYGCDLCSNVCNFDAIDKGSCGTGGCC; this is encoded by the coding sequence ATGGCCAAGCAACTTATGTCAGGAAATGAAGCGATTGCTCGCGGAGCATACGAATATGGTGTTCGTGTAGCAGCTGCATACCCAGGAACTCCAAGCACTGAAATCTTGGAGAATATATCCAAATACAAAGATACCATTTATAGTGAATGGTCGCCGAACGAAAAGGTCTCTCTTGAAGTAGGGATTGGGGCATCAATCGGTGGTGCTAGAGCACTTGTTGCAATGAAACACGTAGGTCTAAACGTCGCTGCTGACCCGTTAATGACAGTGACATACTCTGGCGTTACTGGTGGTCTAGTCATCATTTCTGCAGATGACCCAGGCATGCACAGCTCACAGAACGAGCAAGACAATCGTTTTTTTGCGAAATTTGCAAAGATTCCATTACTTGAGCCTAGTAACAGCCAAGAAGCGAAAGAGATGGTGGGCCTTGCGTTAGAAATTAGTGAGCAGTTTGACACTCCAGTACTGCTTAGAACGACAACGCGTATCTCCCACTCTTTAAGTCTTGTTGAAATCAATGACCGTGTAGAAGTCCCTGTCAAACCTTATGAGAAAAATGATAAAAAATACGTAATGGTTCCTGCGTTCGCTCGTCAACGTCGATTGGTCATCGAAGACCGTTTGCGCAAATTGGAAGAATACAGTGAAACGACTCCTGTGAACCATATCGAATGGAAAGATAAAAAAATCGGTGTCATTACTAGCGGTGTATCGTATCAATATGCACGGGAAGCACTTCCTGAGGCTTCGATTCTAAAATTAGGTTTCTCCTATCCGCTACCGAAAAATATGATTCAAGAATTTGCTAGTCAAGTCGATGAACTTTACATCATTGAAGAATTAGAGCCTTTTATGGAAGAACAGATTCGTGCCATGGGCGTAAACGTAAAAGGCAAAGATGTGCTCCCGAACATCGGTGAGTTAAGCGTACAAATCCTACGTCAGCGCATTCTTGGAGAGTCGATTGCAAACCTTGAGGCTGCAGCTGCAGTTGCTGAGAATTTAGCTACAGAACCTGCACCAATGCGTCCACCAGTTCTTTGCCCTGGTTGTCCACACCGTGGTGTATTCTTCACTTTGAAGAAAATGAAGCTTGTTGTCTCAGGAGATATTGGCTGCTACACCCTTGGTGCATTAGCTCCCCTCAACGCTATGGATACGACGATTTGTATGGGATATAGCATTGGTGGTGCTCACGGAATGGAACTTGCAAATCCTGATTTCAAAGGGAAAACAGTTGCTGTCATTGGAGATTCTACATTCCTCCATACGGGCGTCAACGGTTTAATGGATATCGTCTACAATGGCAGTCAAACGACTACATTGATTTTAGACAACCGTACCACTGCTATGACGGGACAACAGCATAACCCTTGTAGTGGTAAAACATTAATGGGTGACGATGCCCGTGAAGTAAATCTTGAGCTATTATGTAAAGCTATCGGTGTAGAGCGCGTATTCAAAGCTCATCCATTTGATTTAACACAATTACAAAATCTAATCTCACAAGAGTTGGCCGTTGGCGAGCCTTCTGTGATAATAGTAGAACATCCTTGTATATTTGTTGATACCAACAAGTACGAGCCAGTTACGATTAACGAAAACTGTAAGACTTGTAAGGTCTGTATGCAAATCGGTTGCCCGGCTATTGTCCTTAAGGATGGTAAAATCCAAATCAACCAGACTTTATGCTATGGTTGCGATTTATGCTCTAATGTATGTAACTTTGATGCGATTGATAAGGGATCTTGTGGAACTGGGGGCTGCTGCTAA
- a CDS encoding phenylacetate--CoA ligase family protein: MTFEQDLRELQLSRLQETVERVYERVPHYREAFQSLGITPKDIQSLDDVQKLPFTVKDALRDNYPFNMFAADMDDIVRVHASSGTTGKPTVVGYTKRDLDTWSEVVARIAENAGVTSKDRAQVCFGYGLFTGGFGLHYGLEKLGALVIPASVGQTKKQIMLMQDFKTTVLICTPTYALHLVEVMDEMGIDPRKDLSLRIGMFGSEPWSDDMRREIEDRLGIIATDNYGMSELIGPGVAGECHCKNGMHINEDHFLVEVIDPVTEKPVPIGEKGELVFTSLTKEAFPVIRYRTRDISRLIAEPCECGRTSLRMEKVMGRTDDMLVIRGVNVFPSQIESVLSTTEGVTTHFQMIVTRKGHLDAIEVQVEMDPSFFTGNYRDLEKLEKRVQDQIKTVLSVSAKVRLLEPKSIERTAGKAVRVIDQRHLSVV; the protein is encoded by the coding sequence ATGACATTTGAGCAAGATTTAAGAGAACTACAACTCTCTCGATTACAAGAAACTGTAGAACGAGTCTATGAAAGAGTGCCACATTACCGTGAGGCCTTTCAATCCCTTGGCATCACGCCGAAGGATATTCAGTCTTTAGATGATGTTCAGAAACTACCATTTACGGTGAAGGACGCTTTGCGAGACAATTATCCGTTTAATATGTTCGCTGCTGATATGGATGATATTGTGAGAGTACATGCTTCCTCTGGCACAACGGGGAAACCAACCGTCGTAGGCTATACCAAACGCGACTTAGATACTTGGTCGGAAGTAGTTGCTAGAATTGCCGAAAATGCTGGCGTAACATCTAAGGACCGAGCACAAGTATGCTTCGGATATGGGCTATTTACTGGAGGCTTTGGTCTACACTATGGACTGGAAAAGCTAGGTGCCTTAGTAATACCTGCTTCTGTTGGCCAAACGAAAAAACAAATTATGCTAATGCAGGACTTCAAAACGACCGTTTTAATCTGTACGCCTACCTATGCACTGCATTTAGTAGAAGTTATGGATGAGATGGGCATTGACCCTCGTAAGGATTTATCATTGCGGATTGGAATGTTTGGTTCTGAGCCGTGGTCAGATGATATGCGCAGAGAAATTGAGGACCGTTTAGGGATTATTGCTACAGATAACTACGGAATGAGTGAACTGATTGGACCAGGAGTTGCCGGTGAATGCCACTGCAAGAACGGAATGCATATCAATGAAGACCATTTCCTAGTAGAAGTCATTGATCCGGTAACAGAAAAACCCGTTCCTATTGGTGAGAAGGGCGAGCTAGTATTCACATCATTAACGAAAGAAGCATTCCCTGTAATTCGCTATCGAACACGCGATATTAGTAGGTTGATAGCAGAACCCTGTGAATGTGGCCGTACAAGCTTACGAATGGAAAAAGTTATGGGCAGAACAGACGATATGCTTGTCATTCGTGGTGTGAACGTCTTCCCTTCGCAAATTGAAAGTGTTCTATCAACTACAGAAGGCGTAACTACCCACTTCCAGATGATTGTTACTAGAAAAGGTCACTTAGATGCGATCGAAGTACAAGTAGAAATGGATCCAAGCTTCTTTACCGGAAACTACCGCGATTTAGAAAAGCTAGAGAAAAGAGTGCAAGACCAAATCAAAACCGTATTGTCCGTGTCAGCAAAGGTTCGTTTACTGGAACCGAAGTCTATTGAGCGTACCGCCGGTAAAGCAGTTCGTGTCATAGATCAACGGCATCTTAGTGTAGTTTAG
- a CDS encoding TRAP transporter large permease yields MTPVEIAILSIIILFLFLSLRMPVAFIMLVIGMGGYTYLTNMNAAISLATQTLYSNFASYSLIVVPLFVWMGFIAYYSGLSSKIFDATYKIVGNLPGGLAIATVVACTAFGAICGSTTATAATMSAVALPEMNRYNYKRSFSTAAIASSAIIGVMIPPSVIFILYGVATGESISKLFLAGILPGILLMVAFMVTIYIKAVRDPEAAPAGPYVPFKEKIRALFSGGMEVVVIFVAVMGGLFGELFTPTEAGAVGVFATLAVSVARRSLSWDGFVKSLEETIRLSAMILFLVATAFIYSRFLAITGLPTSIASLAVEAPLPPVMVLILILFVYFLLGLFIDGLALVLMTTPIFYPVAVALGYDPIWFGVIVVLALGMGVITPPVGANVYVVAGVAKDVNVMEIFSGIWPFLFAIIVCIAILIVFPQIALLFPRLL; encoded by the coding sequence ATGACACCAGTAGAAATTGCCATATTATCGATTATAATTCTTTTCTTATTCTTATCTTTAAGAATGCCTGTTGCCTTTATTATGCTAGTGATTGGTATGGGCGGTTACACTTATCTTACAAATATGAACGCTGCGATATCGCTAGCAACACAAACACTTTATAGTAACTTTGCATCCTATTCCTTAATTGTGGTTCCACTTTTCGTATGGATGGGATTCATTGCGTACTATTCAGGGCTAAGTTCGAAAATTTTCGATGCTACGTATAAAATTGTTGGCAACCTTCCTGGTGGCCTTGCGATTGCTACCGTCGTAGCATGTACAGCCTTTGGTGCGATTTGTGGTTCAACGACTGCAACAGCGGCTACGATGAGTGCCGTTGCTTTACCAGAAATGAATCGTTATAACTACAAGCGTTCATTCTCTACAGCTGCCATTGCTTCCTCAGCTATTATAGGGGTTATGATTCCTCCCAGTGTCATCTTCATTTTATACGGAGTAGCCACAGGAGAATCTATTTCTAAGCTTTTCTTAGCTGGGATATTGCCAGGGATTTTGTTAATGGTTGCGTTCATGGTTACCATATATATTAAAGCAGTACGCGATCCTGAAGCTGCACCAGCAGGTCCTTATGTACCTTTTAAAGAGAAAATACGGGCGTTATTTTCCGGTGGTATGGAAGTCGTTGTGATTTTCGTAGCTGTTATGGGTGGGTTATTTGGAGAATTATTCACACCTACCGAAGCAGGTGCCGTTGGCGTTTTCGCAACCTTAGCTGTGTCTGTGGCACGTAGGTCCTTAAGCTGGGATGGCTTTGTGAAGTCCCTAGAAGAAACAATCCGCTTATCGGCAATGATTCTATTCTTAGTAGCAACTGCTTTTATCTATAGTCGATTCCTCGCCATTACTGGATTACCGACGAGTATTGCAAGTCTAGCAGTAGAAGCTCCACTACCTCCCGTTATGGTTTTGATTTTAATATTGTTCGTGTACTTTTTACTAGGATTATTCATCGATGGCTTAGCACTTGTGTTAATGACAACACCGATTTTTTATCCGGTCGCTGTTGCCTTAGGATATGACCCAATATGGTTCGGTGTAATTGTTGTACTTGCACTTGGAATGGGGGTAATTACTCCACCAGTTGGTGCCAATGTGTATGTGGTAGCAGGAGTAGCTAAGGACGTAAACGTCATGGAAATATTTAGTGGGATATGGCCATTCTTATTTGCTATTATTGTCTGTATTGCCATTCTTATCGTGTTCCCACAAATCGCTTTATTATTTCCGCGTCTCTTATAA
- a CDS encoding TRAP transporter small permease codes for MNSLERIIAAISLRFAQIAQIALVAVMLLIVSNIIMRIIWKPIPGTVEIVEILGAVIVGLGLAHTLQTKGHIFVSIFVEKLSKRKQGIVDTFTNTFVLTVTTLLAYQTFSYGVRMSDRGLTTGHLGIPMGPVFYLIALGFLILAVVVCKDWVKSFIAIIKGDQP; via the coding sequence ATGAATTCTTTAGAAAGAATAATAGCGGCAATTTCCCTTCGCTTTGCTCAGATTGCTCAGATTGCTTTGGTTGCTGTTATGCTCTTAATCGTATCGAACATTATTATGCGAATTATATGGAAGCCAATACCTGGGACAGTAGAAATTGTTGAAATCTTAGGGGCCGTTATTGTTGGCCTTGGCTTAGCACATACCTTACAGACGAAGGGACATATATTTGTTAGTATCTTCGTCGAAAAATTATCAAAACGCAAGCAAGGAATTGTCGACACTTTTACCAACACATTCGTATTAACAGTTACTACATTACTAGCTTATCAAACCTTTAGTTATGGTGTAAGAATGTCAGATCGAGGACTTACAACGGGCCATTTAGGGATTCCTATGGGCCCGGTCTTTTATCTGATTGCTCTTGGATTTCTCATTCTTGCTGTTGTGGTATGTAAAGATTGGGTAAAATCATTTATCGCCATTATAAAAGGAGACCAGCCATGA
- a CDS encoding TRAP transporter substrate-binding protein encodes MRKILTLMLIISMVAFVFTGCSSAKPTSESGGKNIKLNFATFWPSEDFQVADGHKAWVEEIKNRVEAETPHTIDIVLHPGGSLLGATEIYAGVSDGIADIGTTAPSYTPGVFPATSAFELPGLKNDNALVASLAIQEAFDTYEAIQKEYKDVKVMHFWATGPGDIISNKPINTLEDVKGMEIRVAGGSVPVIQALGGTPVSMSMSEAYLALDSGIVKGILGPTDILKGFKIAEVTKNVVKAPSLYNIVFVKVMNQKTWDSLPADVQKIFDEVNAEFVKKYGTLRAEHAIVGLQYAIEKHGMNVIELSPEEEKKWLDAISNVQDKWATDVSKNGVNGQDVLKKVRELDEKYSAQYGNEFK; translated from the coding sequence ATGAGAAAAATATTAACTTTGATGCTAATCATTTCCATGGTAGCATTCGTGTTCACAGGCTGTTCATCAGCAAAACCAACCAGTGAAAGTGGCGGAAAAAACATTAAGCTTAACTTTGCTACTTTTTGGCCAAGTGAAGACTTTCAGGTTGCTGATGGTCATAAGGCTTGGGTAGAAGAAATTAAGAACCGTGTCGAGGCAGAAACGCCACACACGATTGATATCGTATTGCATCCAGGTGGATCATTATTAGGAGCAACAGAAATCTATGCAGGTGTATCTGACGGTATTGCCGACATTGGTACAACAGCACCTTCTTATACTCCAGGAGTATTCCCAGCTACTTCCGCTTTTGAACTACCAGGCTTAAAAAATGATAACGCCCTTGTCGCTTCTTTAGCAATTCAAGAAGCATTTGATACATACGAAGCAATCCAAAAGGAATACAAAGATGTTAAGGTGATGCACTTCTGGGCAACTGGGCCTGGGGATATCATCAGTAATAAGCCAATAAATACATTAGAAGATGTAAAAGGCATGGAAATTCGTGTTGCAGGCGGTTCCGTTCCGGTTATTCAAGCACTTGGTGGTACACCTGTATCGATGTCAATGAGCGAAGCATATTTAGCTCTAGACTCTGGGATTGTAAAAGGTATTCTAGGACCTACTGATATTTTAAAAGGCTTTAAGATTGCTGAAGTAACGAAGAACGTTGTTAAAGCACCATCACTTTACAATATTGTTTTCGTAAAAGTAATGAACCAAAAGACGTGGGATTCCTTACCTGCTGATGTTCAAAAGATATTCGATGAAGTCAACGCAGAATTTGTGAAAAAATATGGCACCTTACGAGCAGAGCATGCAATAGTTGGTCTTCAATACGCAATTGAGAAACACGGTATGAACGTCATTGAGCTTTCTCCTGAAGAAGAGAAGAAATGGTTAGATGCCATCAGTAATGTACAAGACAAATGGGCTACTGATGTATCGAAAAACGGAGTCAATGGTCAAGACGTCCTGAAAAAGGTTCGTGAACTGGACGAAAAATACTCAGCACAATACGGAAACGAATTTAAGTAA
- a CDS encoding ACT domain-containing protein codes for MLVKQISVFLENKSGRLADVTKTLGDNSINIRALSIADTTDFGILRLIVNKPDQAYDVLKGKGFTVSETDVIAVEIDDQPGGLSRVLQILDDNSINIEYLYAFLEKKNNEALVVFRVETVEKAIETLLANQVNVLKGAQVYQL; via the coding sequence ATGTTAGTCAAACAAATCTCTGTGTTTCTTGAAAACAAGTCTGGTAGATTAGCAGATGTAACGAAGACATTAGGTGATAACAGTATCAACATCCGTGCATTGTCGATTGCAGACACTACTGATTTTGGAATTTTACGATTGATTGTTAATAAGCCAGATCAAGCCTATGATGTACTCAAAGGCAAAGGATTTACAGTCAGTGAGACGGATGTAATTGCGGTAGAGATTGACGATCAACCGGGTGGACTAAGCCGAGTGCTACAAATTCTTGATGATAACTCGATTAACATCGAATACTTATATGCGTTTCTAGAGAAAAAGAACAACGAAGCGCTAGTTGTGTTCCGTGTAGAAACCGTCGAAAAGGCAATTGAAACGCTTTTGGCTAACCAAGTCAATGTATTAAAGGGTGCACAGGTCTATCAATTATAG
- a CDS encoding phenylacetate--CoA ligase family protein — translation MHFNTEIETMERSNLEALQLQKLQKMLTRIYDNVPFYRQKFDDLNIKPADIQSLEDLQKLPFTTKQDLRDHYPFGLFAATKKDIVRLHASSGTTGNPTVVGYTKGDIEVWKELMARALTSYGATPESVVQNSYGYGLFTGGIGVHYGAEHLGATVVPISGGNTKRQIKLMHDFQATVLCCTPSYALFLAEVLAESDIPREDLHLKIGVFGAEPWSEKMRKEIEDRMQIDAYDIYGLSEIMGPGVAAECHEKNGLHIFEDHFIAEIINPDTGEVLPYGEEGELVITTISKEGIPMLRYRTRDITRLTIDPCSCGRSHVKMTRVTGRSDDMLIIRGVNVFPSQVESVLLSIGDTEPHYLLIVERKGNLDELEILVEVSESMFSDKIKRLEELERTIRKELDSILGISAKIRLVEPKTIERSEGKAKRIIDKRNL, via the coding sequence ATGCATTTTAATACAGAAATAGAGACAATGGAACGGTCGAATCTGGAAGCGTTGCAATTACAGAAATTGCAGAAAATGCTTACACGTATTTACGATAACGTTCCTTTTTATCGTCAAAAATTTGATGATTTGAACATCAAACCTGCTGACATCCAATCCTTAGAAGATTTACAAAAACTCCCGTTTACAACGAAACAGGATTTGCGTGACCACTATCCGTTTGGTCTTTTTGCTGCTACTAAGAAAGATATTGTGCGTTTACATGCTTCCTCGGGTACAACTGGCAATCCTACGGTGGTTGGATACACCAAAGGTGATATTGAGGTCTGGAAAGAACTTATGGCCCGCGCTCTAACCTCCTACGGTGCAACCCCTGAGAGTGTCGTACAGAACTCTTATGGCTATGGTCTATTTACTGGCGGAATTGGCGTACATTATGGAGCCGAGCATCTAGGTGCAACTGTAGTACCGATTTCCGGCGGGAACACGAAACGACAAATCAAACTGATGCATGATTTCCAGGCAACTGTATTATGCTGCACCCCTTCATATGCCCTGTTTTTAGCCGAGGTCCTTGCAGAATCAGATATACCCCGTGAAGATTTGCATTTGAAAATCGGTGTCTTTGGTGCTGAGCCTTGGTCCGAGAAAATGCGTAAGGAAATTGAGGATCGCATGCAAATTGATGCATATGATATCTATGGTCTTAGTGAAATCATGGGGCCAGGTGTGGCTGCTGAATGTCATGAGAAGAATGGTTTACATATTTTTGAAGATCACTTTATTGCGGAGATTATCAATCCTGATACGGGAGAAGTACTTCCTTATGGCGAAGAAGGTGAATTAGTCATTACGACAATTTCTAAAGAAGGTATCCCGATGCTACGCTACCGTACTCGCGACATTACCCGTCTAACAATCGACCCATGTTCGTGCGGGCGTAGTCATGTGAAAATGACGCGTGTCACTGGACGTTCTGACGATATGTTAATTATTCGCGGGGTGAACGTCTTCCCTTCTCAAGTGGAAAGCGTCCTTCTATCAATTGGTGATACAGAGCCGCATTACCTACTAATCGTCGAACGTAAGGGTAACTTAGATGAGCTTGAAATTCTCGTGGAAGTATCTGAATCCATGTTCTCCGACAAGATTAAGCGCTTGGAAGAGTTAGAACGTACGATTCGCAAGGAACTTGACAGTATCTTAGGCATCTCAGCAAAAATTCGACTTGTAGAGCCTAAGACAATCGAGCGTAGCGAAGGCAAGGCAAAACGTATTATCGATAAAAGAAACCTATAA
- a CDS encoding cell division protein FtsA — translation MNDQNSPIFALDIGTRSIVGILAIPEEDKLSIQACEVIEHQERSMLDGQIHDVIKVSEVIQKIKTRIENQTNITLTHASVAAAGRSLKTVRTKISRVIKDQPFTTRDEVVAFELEAVQQAQKILVKENEGIDKTKYHCVGYSIVEYTLDDIPIGSIIDQFGEKATIDVIATFLPKIVVDSLQAALDRAGLEISALTLEPIAAINVLIPATMRKLNLALVDIGAGTSDIALTAEGTVTAYAMVPIAGDEITEAISQKYLLDFNVAEELKRSLHNETVIYEDVLGFPYEAASKEIISEIRGTVENLAKKIAEKILELNKQSPQAVMLVGGGSMTPLLPELLAQQLHLPKERVAVRGADAIKNLIGDHNLLKGPEAVTPVGIVMSAKSHKIDFINLIVNQKKIRVFDLKKLTVGDALIAAGIDMNKLHGKPGMALSVEVNGHLRMIRGELGTPAKIILNGNIASLESPVQEGDELIVEQGKDGQDASAMLADILTMEDLKPLTIYYNRERKELPVLLFKNGQATELSTPLQDRDQFLCYPPSTVKEAMEACGVTDFDFSNKDMTVTINGQEKRFPGSSTDSRTIYINDQVGTLRQRVREGDQIEVRNTTAKELSITDVVEPELLRSFEVSVRVNQETITMKHPGISVTLNGAPAKLDSRVKDLDSISIIRKEHIQIMFNDIFKYIDIMSKKPKDSSRLRMTLNHMPATFDASIKTGDVIELEWIES, via the coding sequence ATGAACGATCAGAATTCCCCAATATTTGCTTTAGATATAGGTACTCGAAGTATCGTAGGAATTCTTGCGATTCCAGAGGAAGATAAACTGTCGATTCAAGCTTGTGAGGTAATCGAACACCAAGAGCGATCGATGCTTGACGGTCAAATCCATGATGTAATTAAGGTTTCGGAAGTCATTCAAAAAATTAAGACACGGATTGAAAACCAGACGAATATTACTTTAACGCATGCTTCAGTAGCAGCTGCAGGAAGATCTCTAAAAACAGTACGCACAAAGATTTCCCGGGTAATTAAAGATCAGCCTTTTACTACTAGAGATGAAGTCGTTGCATTTGAACTAGAAGCAGTGCAACAGGCACAGAAAATTCTTGTAAAAGAAAACGAAGGAATCGACAAAACGAAGTATCATTGTGTTGGATATTCGATTGTAGAGTACACGTTAGACGATATCCCGATTGGAAGTATCATCGACCAATTTGGAGAAAAAGCGACAATTGATGTGATTGCTACATTCCTCCCAAAAATCGTTGTAGATTCTTTGCAGGCGGCATTAGATCGTGCAGGATTGGAGATTTCAGCCTTAACCCTAGAGCCAATAGCAGCCATTAACGTGTTAATTCCTGCTACCATGCGCAAATTAAACTTAGCGTTAGTGGATATTGGTGCCGGGACATCAGATATCGCCCTTACCGCCGAAGGTACCGTTACCGCTTACGCAATGGTACCGATTGCTGGTGATGAGATTACGGAAGCAATCAGCCAGAAATATCTATTAGATTTTAACGTTGCGGAAGAACTGAAACGTTCCCTACATAATGAAACCGTTATCTATGAAGATGTGCTTGGCTTCCCTTATGAAGCTGCGAGTAAAGAGATTATTTCAGAAATTCGAGGCACTGTTGAAAACTTAGCGAAGAAAATTGCAGAGAAGATTTTAGAGTTAAATAAACAAAGTCCACAAGCGGTAATGTTGGTAGGCGGCGGAAGTATGACTCCGTTGTTGCCGGAGTTATTAGCACAGCAACTACATTTGCCGAAAGAGCGTGTAGCTGTACGTGGTGCTGATGCGATTAAGAATTTAATTGGTGACCATAATCTATTAAAAGGCCCTGAAGCCGTTACACCTGTAGGGATTGTCATGTCAGCCAAGTCTCACAAAATTGATTTTATAAATTTAATTGTCAATCAAAAGAAAATTCGCGTCTTTGATTTAAAGAAACTAACTGTTGGCGATGCTTTAATTGCTGCAGGCATCGACATGAATAAGCTACACGGTAAGCCTGGAATGGCTCTTAGCGTGGAAGTAAATGGCCATTTACGCATGATACGAGGTGAGCTAGGAACTCCAGCGAAAATCATTTTAAACGGCAATATCGCATCATTAGAAAGTCCTGTACAGGAAGGCGATGAACTAATCGTCGAACAAGGCAAAGACGGACAAGATGCATCTGCAATGCTGGCAGACATTTTAACAATGGAAGATTTAAAACCACTCACAATTTATTACAATCGAGAACGTAAAGAGCTACCGGTATTATTGTTCAAGAATGGTCAAGCTACAGAGTTAAGCACACCTTTGCAAGATCGTGATCAGTTTCTCTGCTATCCACCTTCAACCGTTAAAGAAGCGATGGAAGCATGTGGTGTTACGGACTTTGATTTCTCCAATAAGGACATGACCGTTACTATCAACGGACAAGAGAAGCGATTCCCAGGTAGTAGCACAGATTCCCGCACTATATATATCAATGACCAAGTAGGTACATTACGCCAAAGGGTGCGCGAAGGTGACCAAATTGAAGTTCGCAATACGACTGCTAAGGAGCTTTCAATCACTGATGTTGTGGAACCAGAATTACTACGGAGCTTCGAGGTTTCTGTCCGTGTGAATCAAGAGACGATTACGATGAAGCACCCAGGCATAAGTGTAACGTTAAATGGTGCGCCAGCAAAACTGGATTCACGCGTAAAAGATCTGGACTCGATTTCAATCATACGTAAAGAGCATATTCAAATCATGTTTAACGATATATTTAAATATATAGATATTATGTCGAAGAAACCAAAGGATTCTAGTCGACTGCGAATGACCCTGAATCATATGCCAGCTACTTTCGATGCATCGATTAAGACCGGCGATGTCATCGAACTAGAATGGATTGAATCTTAA